In the genome of Flexistipes sinusarabici DSM 4947, one region contains:
- a CDS encoding ATP-binding protein, with product MNTPDFLNREKELNFLHSQFARKEASFIVIYGRRRVGKTSLIKEFIKDKSSLFFMADKQSEKGILDRFAKTASTFLEDEFLEKLTFNSWEDFFGYITQKLDESKKYVLVIDEFQYLPDINHAFPSILQRIWDEKLKDKNIMLILCGSLINMMYSTTLSYQSPLYGRRTGQIKLDPISFDYCHNFFPNIDERKLIEYYSVTGGIPKYMEMFDATNDILYDIKTNVLSKNSYLYNEPRFILNEEVTETATYFSILKAIAAGEHKIGKIASIVGVKTNVLAKYFNVLADLQIIERQVPVTEENPEKSKKGLYFIKDNFFRFWFRYIFPYQSFLEIERDDVVLKEIQKSFNIFVSFVYENLCLQKIPDLTQNGVINFKIEKWGRWWSKDEEIDIVATSKKDKNILFGECKWSDTPIGVSVYADLKAKAKNVKWHTDERNEYYILFSKSGFTEDLMDINEKTSSLILIDSIV from the coding sequence ATGAATACACCAGACTTTCTGAACAGAGAAAAAGAGCTGAATTTTCTACATTCACAATTTGCAAGAAAAGAAGCATCGTTTATCGTTATTTACGGAAGAAGAAGGGTTGGCAAAACATCCCTTATCAAGGAGTTTATAAAGGATAAGTCTTCACTGTTTTTTATGGCGGACAAACAGTCAGAAAAAGGCATTCTTGACAGATTTGCAAAAACAGCATCAACCTTTTTAGAAGATGAGTTTTTAGAAAAATTGACATTTAATTCCTGGGAAGATTTTTTTGGTTATATAACTCAGAAACTCGATGAATCAAAAAAATATGTTCTTGTAATAGATGAGTTTCAATACCTGCCGGATATAAACCATGCTTTTCCTTCTATATTACAAAGGATATGGGATGAAAAGCTAAAAGACAAAAATATAATGCTGATATTGTGCGGATCTTTGATAAACATGATGTATTCTACTACATTAAGCTACCAGAGTCCGCTTTATGGCAGAAGGACCGGGCAGATAAAGTTAGATCCAATCTCATTTGATTATTGTCATAATTTTTTCCCCAACATTGATGAGCGAAAACTTATTGAATATTATTCAGTAACAGGAGGAATTCCGAAATACATGGAGATGTTTGATGCAACCAATGATATTCTTTATGATATAAAAACAAATGTTCTCTCAAAAAACAGTTATCTTTACAACGAACCACGGTTTATCTTAAACGAAGAGGTTACTGAAACAGCAACATATTTTTCTATACTTAAAGCGATAGCAGCAGGGGAACATAAAATTGGAAAAATTGCATCCATAGTGGGCGTTAAAACGAATGTGCTGGCAAAATATTTTAATGTACTGGCAGATTTGCAGATAATAGAAAGACAGGTGCCTGTAACAGAAGAAAATCCTGAAAAAAGCAAAAAGGGCTTATATTTTATCAAAGATAATTTTTTCAGATTCTGGTTCCGCTACATATTCCCCTACCAAAGTTTTTTAGAAATTGAAAGAGATGACGTAGTGTTAAAAGAGATACAAAAAAGTTTCAATATTTTTGTTAGTTTTGTTTATGAAAACTTGTGTCTGCAAAAGATTCCCGATCTTACCCAGAATGGTGTTATTAATTTCAAAATTGAAAAATGGGGTAGATGGTGGAGCAAGGATGAGGAAATTGATATAGTAGCTACAAGCAAAAAAGATAAAAATATCTTGTTTGGTGAATGCAAATGGAGCGACACACCCATAGGAGTGAGCGTTTATGCTGATTTAAAGGCTAAAGCAAAAAATGTAAAATGGCACACAGATGAAAGGAACGAGTATTATATTCTTTTTTCAAAGTCAGGCTTTACAGAAGATTTAATGGATATAAATGAAAAAACAAGCAGTCTCATCTTAATCGACAGCATCGTATAA
- the vapC gene encoding type II toxin-antitoxin system tRNA(fMet)-specific endonuclease VapC has product MSYLFDTNICIYIIKNKYKQIAKKMQEAGLEKICISAITVAELEYGISKSSKKDENRIALLEFLIPFTVLNFDQNDARKYGQIRYNLQKAGTPIGNMDLLIGSQALARDMTLITNNEKEFSRIQGLKIENWIK; this is encoded by the coding sequence ATGTCTTACCTTTTTGATACAAACATATGTATTTACATCATAAAAAATAAGTACAAACAAATTGCAAAAAAAATGCAGGAAGCTGGATTAGAAAAAATTTGTATCTCTGCTATTACCGTTGCAGAGTTAGAATACGGTATATCAAAAAGCTCCAAAAAGGACGAAAACAGGATTGCGTTGCTGGAATTCCTTATTCCGTTTACAGTATTAAATTTTGATCAAAATGATGCCAGAAAATACGGTCAAATCAGGTACAATTTGCAAAAAGCAGGCACACCTATTGGTAACATGGATTTGCTTATTGGATCCCAGGCTTTGGCAAGAGATATGACTCTGATAACAAATAACGAAAAAGAATTCAGCCGGATACAAGGGTTAAAAATAGAAAACTGGATTAAATAG
- a CDS encoding helix-turn-helix transcriptional regulator, with protein MNKLYTALGLIKLLNENKKIDSKKVSEELGVSIRTAQRYLLELSIIPGVVHNEKDNSYSLIDSYSFEGTFLSQTELSYVGALFDFLKRDVNNDSAKYLDKLKSKIFHLNGITFSYDFVKENMIGFENISSVLNDLEIAIKEQNEITFFYERYSRNYTVKPYRIILSDGFWYLLGDHEDCLKKFVVDQISEIKTTGNVFSHRDDIDEIIKDANNIWFNEHDKDKITMEIDNSVADYFKRKSCLTNQKITGEGESSIEVTFEVYNEMDFLLQILRWAPFIKIKNPDYYKQTLKKYLQDSLEKMEER; from the coding sequence ATGAATAAACTATATACAGCACTGGGTTTGATAAAACTTTTAAATGAAAACAAGAAGATTGATTCAAAAAAAGTTTCTGAAGAACTTGGAGTAAGCATCAGAACGGCTCAAAGATATTTACTCGAATTGTCCATTATTCCTGGAGTAGTACATAATGAAAAAGACAACAGCTATTCTTTGATAGATAGTTATTCTTTTGAAGGAACTTTTTTATCACAAACTGAGTTGTCTTACGTAGGTGCTTTGTTTGATTTTTTGAAAAGGGATGTTAACAATGATTCCGCGAAATACCTGGATAAATTAAAAAGTAAAATATTTCACCTAAACGGTATCACTTTCTCATACGATTTTGTTAAAGAAAATATGATTGGTTTTGAAAACATATCCTCAGTATTAAATGATTTAGAAATTGCAATAAAGGAACAAAACGAAATCACTTTCTTTTATGAAAGATATAGCCGTAATTATACGGTAAAACCATATAGAATAATCTTATCTGACGGCTTTTGGTACTTACTGGGTGATCATGAAGATTGCCTGAAGAAATTTGTTGTGGATCAAATCTCAGAAATAAAAACCACAGGTAATGTGTTTAGTCATAGGGATGATATAGACGAAATAATAAAAGATGCTAATAATATTTGGTTTAATGAGCATGACAAAGATAAAATTACTATGGAAATTGATAATTCAGTAGCTGATTATTTTAAAAGGAAATCCTGTTTGACGAACCAAAAAATAACAGGTGAAGGCGAAAGCAGTATCGAAGTAACTTTTGAAGTTTATAACGAAATGGATTTTCTGTTGCAAATACTGCGTTGGGCGCCGTTTATTAAAATAAAAAATCCCGATTATTATAAGCAAACACTAAAAAAATATCTTCAGGACAGTCTGGAAAAAATGGAAGAAAGATGA
- a CDS encoding IS5 family transposase, which yields MRPKKQDSTTQELLEPLLVNIIDMKHPLIQLADKIDWEYFEKEFGSLYHRNDGRPGIPMRMMVGFHYLKYTYNLSDEDVVHGWKENPYWQYFTGEKVFQTKVPINPTSMTRFRNRLKEEDLLKFLEETINTAFRSGYLNKNDVKKVAADTTVQEKNITFPTDIKLFYTMIKYLVKFSKKHEIRLKETHEYSGKKLLMKYSGYVHAKQYKRAGKAVKKMKTKMGKLYRSIERVLPEELRNSDEFQQLKLFYESLWNRSKKSKNKLYSLHSPEVECISKGKSHKRYEFGNKVGFVGTLKKNFILSCKSFHGNPYDGHTLEENLCEAKTLLGSNGTIDTILVDLGYRKHNYRGDAKVHVVPRSMKKFKVNFKRLLKRRSCVEATIGHTKRDNRMDRNYLKGKEGDKANAILAASGHNLRLILAFLLFFLKKFMDNIAKKLANFANEVFLDKKYAKIYV from the coding sequence ATGCGTCCTAAGAAGCAAGATTCGACGACACAAGAGCTTTTAGAACCACTGCTTGTTAACATTATAGATATGAAACATCCATTAATACAATTAGCAGATAAAATAGACTGGGAATATTTTGAGAAAGAATTTGGCAGTCTTTATCACCGTAACGATGGTCGCCCAGGAATTCCAATGCGTATGATGGTTGGGTTTCATTATTTGAAATACACGTACAATTTGAGTGATGAAGACGTGGTGCATGGCTGGAAAGAAAACCCTTACTGGCAGTACTTCACTGGAGAAAAGGTATTCCAGACAAAGGTGCCGATAAATCCAACCAGCATGACAAGATTTCGGAATCGTTTAAAAGAAGAAGATTTGTTGAAGTTTTTAGAGGAGACAATTAACACTGCTTTTCGTAGTGGTTATCTTAATAAGAATGACGTAAAGAAAGTAGCTGCAGATACGACGGTGCAGGAAAAGAACATAACGTTTCCAACGGACATAAAACTTTTTTATACAATGATCAAATATCTTGTGAAATTTTCAAAGAAGCATGAGATAAGGTTAAAGGAGACACATGAATATTCCGGCAAGAAGCTATTGATGAAATATAGTGGCTATGTTCATGCGAAACAGTACAAGAGAGCGGGTAAGGCAGTAAAAAAGATGAAGACAAAGATGGGCAAATTATATCGTTCTATAGAAAGGGTTTTACCTGAGGAATTGAGGAATTCGGATGAGTTTCAACAGCTAAAGTTATTTTACGAGAGTTTGTGGAATCGGAGTAAAAAGAGCAAGAACAAACTTTACAGTCTTCACAGTCCAGAGGTTGAGTGCATTAGCAAGGGCAAGAGCCATAAGAGGTATGAGTTTGGTAACAAAGTAGGTTTTGTTGGTACATTGAAGAAGAATTTTATACTGAGTTGCAAATCATTTCACGGCAATCCTTATGACGGTCATACATTAGAAGAGAATTTATGTGAAGCAAAAACCCTTTTGGGTAGTAACGGTACAATAGATACGATATTGGTAGATTTGGGTTACAGGAAGCACAATTATAGAGGGGATGCAAAAGTCCATGTAGTTCCACGCAGTATGAAGAAATTCAAAGTTAATTTTAAGAGGTTATTGAAAAGACGAAGTTGTGTTGAGGCGACGATAGGTCATACTAAGCGAGATAACCGGATGGACAGAAATTATCTGAAAGGCAAAGAGGGAGATAAAGCTAATGCAATTTTGGCGGCAAGTGGTCATAACCTAAGGCTGATACTGGCCTTTCTTTTATTTTTTCTCAAAAAATTTATGGATAATATTGCAAAAAAATTAGCAAATTTTGCAAACGAAGTGTTTCTGGATAAAAAGTATGCCAAAATATATGTATAG
- a CDS encoding PD-(D/E)XK nuclease family protein has protein sequence MKSVLKSLENICSKNITKRKILVMPSYTEGLSLLNALALNNVNIANIKVETPLSLAKDISKMSLYKSGKDFLDRSSARYVVLNLFNQLLTENKLKYFQQLSPSVGVISELENVLYELRITDYTHINFPVNSFIDPEKEHDIKTLLQKYENYLENNNRIDEPGLYKHSIQMLQKDSFHKDKLFLIPANLELPLLSKSFISMLTKNNHEIIKFAQLKSLNVPENYYSNNPYSDTIDNCFSWLYELNNSENLDKNPGFEIYRAYGESNEAKKVIRVLKRDAINLDDAVIYTTSSQLYNQILYDLSCTYNIPMTFEEGISVSNTSPGKLLLSVLEWISEKYSVPKFCTMSTGGFFKFSNNEISPLKISKILKESKIAWGKKRYKKILENELTNTTNDYKIEILNVVLSELNSIFDEIPDTENTSSISLSEFSKGLVNILNKHTRIRNETDASALTTLTENLSNLADYSTQEFQEKEIIKMLKKLVYGININASSAKPGHIHVTNFQNGIWHNRKHNFILGLDAEKFPGKGGESPFLLDMEKERIGKIQTSIQRKSRNIYKMTELLANTNGKIYAMFTNYDTEAARLQSPSSLLLQIYRLQEKLDKSTPDKEHIESYLPFKNSEKEILDETELWLHKAFYSGGIKNNEEIFPSVYPVFNKGLFALSERQSSINEYNGCELNISDEIVNKLLYEKTFSNSKLETMGSCPLRFFFQHILYLKPLEEYEYDPWRWLDPLERGTLLHRIFELFYKELINKKEMPELDKHMGLLENIAKTETEELKDLLQPPSETVYESEFNEILDSCRIFLQKESTKLSKEGHPLYLELYFGNYPESEGSSFPTAVFTLPSGRKIQLSGRIDRIDQLNNGSYKIIDYKTGSTRDYSSNEYFKKGKQLQHALYSLAFEKLMGNKYKISQSGYYFPTTKGEGSEYMYPPSDGKHKREEVLEIVDILLDNIENRFFPPVKYDNKNDSCRFCDYKEICDREKNDSLTKMLEYEENKYLQNYRRIESYE, from the coding sequence ATGAAATCAGTCTTAAAGTCTTTGGAAAACATCTGTTCTAAAAATATTACAAAGCGAAAAATACTTGTGATGCCGAGTTACACAGAAGGCTTAAGCCTATTGAATGCTCTTGCTCTTAACAATGTAAATATCGCCAATATAAAAGTAGAAACACCCTTAAGTCTCGCAAAAGATATTTCAAAAATGAGCCTATATAAATCCGGCAAAGATTTTTTAGACAGATCAAGTGCAAGATATGTTGTTTTAAACTTATTTAACCAGCTTCTGACAGAGAATAAGCTTAAATATTTTCAACAATTATCACCATCTGTAGGGGTAATCAGTGAATTGGAAAACGTTTTATATGAACTCAGAATTACAGATTACACCCATATAAATTTTCCTGTAAATTCTTTTATAGATCCTGAAAAAGAACACGACATTAAAACATTACTGCAAAAATACGAAAACTATCTTGAAAATAATAACCGCATCGATGAGCCAGGTTTGTATAAACATAGCATACAAATGTTGCAAAAAGACAGCTTTCATAAAGACAAGCTTTTTCTGATACCGGCTAATCTGGAACTGCCTTTACTCTCCAAAAGTTTTATCTCAATGCTTACGAAAAATAATCATGAAATTATAAAATTCGCACAATTAAAAAGCTTAAATGTCCCTGAAAATTATTACTCAAATAATCCATATTCGGATACAATAGATAACTGCTTCAGCTGGCTTTATGAGCTTAATAATTCCGAAAATTTGGACAAAAACCCCGGTTTTGAAATATACAGAGCATACGGCGAGTCAAATGAAGCCAAAAAAGTGATAAGAGTACTCAAGAGAGATGCAATAAATCTTGATGATGCTGTTATTTATACGACCTCTTCCCAACTGTATAATCAAATTCTCTATGATTTATCATGCACATACAATATTCCCATGACTTTTGAGGAAGGGATAAGTGTATCAAATACTTCTCCCGGTAAGCTTTTATTATCAGTTCTGGAATGGATTTCAGAGAAATACAGTGTTCCAAAATTTTGTACAATGTCCACAGGGGGATTTTTCAAATTTAGCAACAATGAAATCTCACCATTAAAAATAAGTAAAATACTTAAAGAAAGCAAGATTGCCTGGGGCAAAAAACGGTATAAAAAAATATTGGAGAATGAGTTAACGAACACTACAAATGATTATAAAATAGAAATTTTAAATGTCGTTCTTTCAGAGCTTAATAGTATTTTTGACGAAATACCCGATACAGAAAACACTTCATCTATATCTTTATCTGAGTTTTCGAAAGGCTTAGTAAACATACTAAACAAACATACCCGAATAAGAAATGAGACAGACGCATCAGCTTTAACCACACTTACCGAAAATCTTTCAAACTTGGCAGATTATTCAACACAGGAATTTCAGGAAAAAGAAATAATAAAGATGCTTAAAAAACTTGTATATGGCATTAATATTAATGCCTCCTCAGCCAAGCCCGGTCATATTCATGTCACTAATTTTCAAAACGGAATCTGGCATAACAGAAAGCACAATTTCATTTTAGGTCTTGATGCTGAAAAATTCCCCGGTAAAGGTGGTGAAAGCCCGTTTTTGCTTGATATGGAAAAGGAGCGTATTGGAAAAATTCAGACAAGTATTCAAAGGAAAAGCAGAAATATTTATAAAATGACAGAACTTCTTGCTAACACAAATGGCAAAATATATGCAATGTTCACCAATTACGATACTGAGGCGGCGAGGCTCCAATCCCCATCCTCTTTACTACTGCAAATTTACAGACTACAGGAAAAGCTTGATAAAAGCACACCGGATAAAGAGCACATCGAAAGCTATCTGCCTTTTAAAAATAGTGAGAAAGAGATTCTTGATGAGACAGAATTATGGTTGCACAAAGCTTTTTATTCCGGTGGTATCAAAAACAATGAAGAAATATTCCCTTCTGTTTACCCTGTATTTAATAAAGGTCTTTTTGCATTAAGTGAAAGGCAAAGCAGCATAAATGAGTATAACGGCTGTGAGTTAAACATAAGTGATGAAATTGTTAATAAATTACTTTATGAAAAGACCTTCTCAAACTCAAAACTTGAAACAATGGGCAGTTGTCCCCTCCGATTTTTCTTTCAACATATACTCTATCTAAAACCTCTTGAGGAATATGAGTATGACCCGTGGAGGTGGCTGGATCCTTTGGAAAGAGGAACGTTATTACACAGGATTTTTGAGCTGTTTTATAAAGAATTAATAAATAAAAAAGAAATGCCGGAATTAGATAAGCATATGGGTTTGTTAGAAAATATAGCAAAAACGGAAACTGAAGAATTAAAAGATTTATTACAGCCTCCAAGTGAAACTGTATATGAAAGTGAATTTAATGAAATTTTAGATTCCTGCCGTATATTTCTCCAGAAAGAATCCACCAAATTATCCAAAGAAGGTCATCCTCTATATTTAGAGCTTTATTTCGGTAATTACCCCGAAAGTGAAGGTTCCAGTTTCCCGACGGCTGTGTTTACATTGCCATCAGGCAGAAAAATACAGCTTAGCGGTAGAATCGACAGGATTGATCAGTTAAATAACGGAAGCTATAAAATAATTGACTATAAGACAGGAAGTACCAGAGATTACAGCAGTAATGAATATTTCAAAAAGGGTAAACAGCTTCAACACGCTTTATATTCTTTGGCTTTCGAAAAGCTCATGGGGAATAAATACAAAATTTCACAATCCGGATACTATTTTCCAACAACCAAAGGCGAAGGCTCAGAATACATGTATCCACCAAGTGACGGAAAACATAAAAGAGAAGAAGTATTGGAAATCGTTGACATTCTTCTTGATAATATTGAGAACCGTTTCTTCCCGCCCGTTAAGTATGATAACAAAAATGATTCATGTAGATTCTGCGACTATAAAGAGATATGCGATAGAGAAAAAAATGATTCATTAACAAAGATGCTGGAATATGAGGAAAACAAATACCTTCAAAATTACAGGAGGATTGAAAGCTATGAGTGA
- a CDS encoding UvrD-helicase domain-containing protein: MSDQALKDSHARKKIINDLDTNFLVEAGAGSGKTSSLVKRITSLITNGKNKISEIAAITFTKKAASELMERLLNELEDRHNSETDPTIKENLYDAINNFDQCFTGTIHSFCSGILRERPVEAGVDPDFDEIDDSDEFGLITEVWNEFIKSTRAENPDMLKLTEKIGVSPEELQDSFVMLNKYPEIKIHAEKSEKPDLKPAVKKVLEICKEASKYIPDEEPDKGYDAFQKNVQSTLRLLEYRNLYEDKYAIEILTKFEKTPKITQNRWLDKKTAKNFQDVILPDLVENTVYPVLRKHREHIYTYFIDFFQDALTYYENKRNQESILNYNDLLTLTSKMLRNNSKVREYFQNKYKTTLVDEFQDTDPIQAEIIMYLTGEDLKETDWSKLRPKKGSLFVVGDPKQSIYRFRRADIDIYNFVKEIISQTGGEILELTSNFRSLNSIADYLNPVFEERFPESGDRYQAPMAKIRAIRENNYEHGVKKILVQCDSRKKEDVVEIDAENIARYIKYAVDGGIKLARNEEEKSKGLNEKPVYSDFLIITKHKDLLEQYANTLEKYGIPSTVTGDDFFSQSEEINHIYKLLKFLSKPDDEILLVSVLRGMFFGLSDNDLYQFKASNGYLNIFSSIPESLDENIKNLFNNCFSTLRKYKKIINELPPSSALETIFQDLGILPYTSLKNLSKSRAANIYFLIEQVKQKETTEFYSFGNVVNHIGRLLESKFEQRNSLEVESNCVRIMNLHKAKGLEAPVVFLAHPHKNTKHDPTQHINRREGEPIGYFALTKKKGIHHKKIFAQPKNWEEFQEEEQKFLDAEFERLVYVAATRAKNLLIISCKEKGNGSQNPWLSLLGNLKDDDVIDVPDVSIEHDSGVNELSVKDINDKKAEISHWRHSVSEENYSNMTPTEVKDLEKIFAGERLEGGGQDWGTAVHNFLEFAVMTKDTGYEDLDTYIKFTFEELDISSDRTEEAKKIIEDFKQTDLFNRIKNAEQVETEAPISMKINPESEIMNLFNTKTSNKPIILAGVIDLVFKEKDGWVIIDYKTDRVNSEEEYEKLRQAYLNQVEIYAKAWEEITGEKVKEKNIYFV, encoded by the coding sequence ATGAGTGATCAAGCTCTAAAGGACAGTCACGCAAGAAAGAAAATAATAAATGATCTTGATACAAATTTTTTAGTGGAAGCCGGTGCAGGTTCCGGTAAGACTTCAAGCCTTGTTAAAAGGATTACGTCTTTAATCACTAACGGAAAAAATAAAATCTCAGAAATAGCCGCTATTACTTTTACCAAGAAGGCTGCTTCTGAGCTTATGGAAAGACTTTTAAATGAATTGGAAGACCGACATAATTCAGAAACAGACCCTACCATAAAAGAGAACCTATATGATGCGATAAACAACTTTGACCAGTGTTTTACCGGTACAATACACTCATTTTGCTCCGGCATATTGAGGGAAAGACCTGTGGAGGCTGGAGTTGACCCGGATTTTGATGAAATAGATGATTCAGACGAGTTTGGTTTGATTACTGAAGTCTGGAACGAGTTTATCAAGTCCACAAGAGCTGAGAATCCTGATATGCTAAAATTGACGGAGAAAATTGGGGTATCGCCTGAAGAGCTTCAGGATAGTTTTGTTATGCTGAATAAATATCCGGAAATCAAAATACACGCTGAAAAATCTGAAAAACCGGATTTAAAGCCTGCGGTTAAAAAAGTATTAGAAATCTGTAAAGAGGCTTCAAAATACATTCCTGATGAAGAACCGGATAAAGGGTACGATGCTTTTCAGAAAAATGTGCAATCAACGCTCAGACTTTTAGAATATAGAAATCTCTATGAAGATAAGTATGCAATAGAAATATTAACAAAATTTGAGAAAACACCCAAAATAACACAAAACAGATGGCTTGATAAAAAAACTGCAAAAAATTTCCAGGATGTAATACTGCCGGATTTGGTTGAAAACACTGTTTATCCGGTATTAAGAAAACACAGGGAACATATTTATACTTATTTTATAGATTTTTTTCAAGATGCACTAACATATTATGAAAACAAGAGGAATCAGGAATCAATTCTGAATTATAACGATCTTCTGACACTTACCTCAAAGATGCTAAGAAATAATTCAAAAGTAAGAGAATATTTTCAAAATAAATACAAGACAACTCTGGTGGATGAGTTCCAGGATACCGATCCCATACAAGCTGAAATTATCATGTATTTGACCGGAGAAGATTTAAAGGAAACCGATTGGAGTAAACTGAGACCCAAAAAAGGCTCACTTTTTGTAGTTGGTGATCCAAAACAGTCAATATACAGATTCAGAAGAGCTGATATAGATATTTATAACTTTGTAAAAGAAATTATTTCACAAACAGGCGGTGAAATACTCGAATTAACTTCCAATTTCAGATCATTAAACAGCATAGCTGATTATCTCAATCCTGTTTTTGAAGAAAGGTTTCCTGAGAGTGGTGACAGGTATCAGGCACCTATGGCAAAGATCCGTGCAATCCGTGAAAACAATTATGAACACGGTGTAAAAAAGATATTAGTCCAATGTGACTCCAGAAAAAAAGAAGATGTTGTTGAAATTGACGCTGAAAATATAGCAAGATATATAAAATATGCTGTAGACGGTGGAATAAAATTAGCCCGAAATGAGGAAGAAAAATCTAAAGGACTTAATGAGAAGCCTGTATATTCAGATTTTTTGATAATAACCAAACATAAAGATTTGCTGGAACAATATGCAAACACACTGGAAAAATACGGAATTCCTTCAACTGTAACCGGTGATGATTTTTTCAGCCAGTCAGAAGAGATAAACCATATTTATAAGCTCCTTAAATTTCTCAGTAAACCGGATGATGAGATACTCTTAGTATCAGTACTAAGAGGTATGTTTTTCGGTTTGAGTGATAATGACTTGTACCAGTTTAAAGCATCAAATGGGTATCTCAATATCTTTAGCAGTATACCGGAATCGCTGGATGAAAACATCAAAAATCTTTTTAATAACTGTTTTTCAACACTTCGCAAATATAAAAAGATTATCAATGAGTTGCCACCATCGTCAGCTTTGGAAACAATCTTTCAGGACTTAGGGATTTTACCCTATACATCACTGAAGAACTTATCAAAAAGCCGGGCTGCAAACATTTATTTTTTAATAGAACAAGTCAAACAGAAGGAAACTACCGAATTTTACTCATTTGGAAATGTAGTCAACCATATAGGCAGATTGTTAGAGTCAAAATTTGAACAGAGAAACAGCCTCGAAGTTGAAAGCAATTGCGTGAGAATAATGAATTTGCATAAAGCAAAAGGTTTGGAAGCACCTGTTGTTTTTCTTGCCCACCCTCACAAAAATACTAAACACGACCCAACTCAGCATATTAACAGACGAGAGGGCGAACCTATAGGTTATTTTGCACTAACTAAAAAGAAAGGGATACACCATAAAAAAATTTTTGCTCAACCTAAAAATTGGGAAGAATTCCAGGAAGAGGAACAAAAATTTTTAGATGCTGAATTTGAAAGACTTGTCTATGTGGCAGCAACGAGGGCTAAAAATCTCCTTATAATAAGCTGTAAAGAAAAAGGCAATGGGAGTCAGAACCCCTGGCTGAGCCTGCTGGGTAATTTAAAAGATGACGATGTAATAGATGTACCTGATGTCAGTATAGAGCATGATTCAGGTGTAAATGAATTATCCGTAAAAGATATAAATGATAAAAAAGCTGAGATCAGTCATTGGAGGCATTCTGTGTCAGAAGAGAATTATTCAAACATGACCCCCACAGAAGTAAAAGATTTGGAAAAAATATTTGCCGGTGAAAGGCTCGAAGGCGGCGGTCAGGACTGGGGTACCGCTGTGCATAATTTTTTAGAGTTTGCTGTAATGACCAAAGATACCGGATATGAGGATTTGGATACTTATATAAAATTTACTTTTGAAGAGCTGGATATAAGCTCTGACAGAACAGAGGAAGCTAAAAAAATAATAGAAGATTTTAAACAAACAGACTTATTTAACCGAATAAAAAATGCCGAACAAGTGGAGACGGAAGCCCCCATTTCTATGAAAATTAATCCGGAATCCGAAATCATGAATTTGTTTAATACTAAAACGAGTAACAAGCCTATAATCCTGGCAGGCGTAATTGACCTTGTGTTTAAAGAAAAGGACGGCTGGGTAATTATAGATTACAAAACCGACAGAGTTAATTCCGAAGAAGAATATGAAAAACTCAGGCAGGCCTATTTAAATCAAGTGGAAATTTATGCAAAAGCATGGGAAGAGATAACCGGTGAAAAAGTAAAAGAGAAAAATATATACTTTGTATGA
- the vapB gene encoding type II toxin-antitoxin system antitoxin VapB, with translation MDTAKIFENGKSQAVRLPKKYRFDSDDVFIKKIDDIVVLIPKDKVWQIFSSSLDKFSEDVDFQKDNSIPQEREEI, from the coding sequence ATGGATACTGCAAAAATATTTGAAAACGGAAAAAGTCAGGCTGTCAGGTTACCCAAAAAATACAGGTTTGACAGCGATGATGTGTTTATAAAAAAAATTGATGACATCGTTGTATTAATTCCTAAAGATAAAGTCTGGCAAATTTTTAGTTCATCTTTGGACAAATTTTCGGAAGATGTAGATTTTCAAAAAGACAATTCTATACCACAGGAAAGAGAAGAAATATAA